The sequence TCCCGACTGACTTGCATTCAATGCCAAGGGCCATTCGGTCGTTAGTTGCTTGCCGCTATGCCGGCCACTCCGTTGGTTCGCTGATCCCTAAAGCGTCCAGGGCAAGCAGCTCAGCGGTCCGGGTGATGGATGTCCTCCTGCGTGCCTGACTGATCTCCGGGGTAACGATTGCACTGACGTTAGGGTTCGAAATCCATGCGTGACACAGCGTGACGATCGTAAGCAGAAGTTCTTCGGCGACCGGTCGCCCTATCCCTGGAAGGGCACGACATAGGCCCGCTACCGTTTCTGCAGACCGCAGGGCGCGGCGGTCGGGGTCCACCGGTTTACCGTATTCCAGCCCCTCCCAGGACGTAAGGCGGGCGAGATATGGCTGTCCGATGATGATGTCGAAGTACCGGCCAGCAAGATCTGCCACGGCACCCGGACCAACCCCCAGAACCGGTAATTCCTCCAGCGCAGTGGCTAGCTGTCTGGTTAAAGCCGCCTGGAACAGCTGGGCTTTGCTTCCAAAGTAAAAGTAGATTCGTTCCTTGTTGACGCCCGATAACTTGGAGATTTGATCAACCCTGGCGCCTGCGAAGCCACGTTCCGAAAATTCCTTTATGGCAGCATCGAGAAGCCGTGCCCGAGTCGCCTCCTTATCCCAAACCACTGCGCGGCTATCGCTCGCACCTACGGCATCGGGGGTCTACTCCTGATGCCAGTATCAGCCAGTCGGTGGTGTGTGAATCGTCGCCCGGCGCTCTATGCCCGCATAGAGCGCAACTCTTCTCACTTCTGGGTCGCAGGGGCTGCAAGTACGAAAGGGCCGCTGCTAGTCGTCTAAGGAGTGGTGACTTCACATGGTCCTCATTTCTCCCCAACGGGTTTTTTCGTGCCTTGGCAC comes from Paenarthrobacter sp. A20 and encodes:
- a CDS encoding TetR/AcrR family transcriptional regulator, with the translated sequence MVWDKEATRARLLDAAIKEFSERGFAGARVDQISKLSGVNKERIYFYFGSKAQLFQAALTRQLATALEELPVLGVGPGAVADLAGRYFDIIIGQPYLARLTSWEGLEYGKPVDPDRRALRSAETVAGLCRALPGIGRPVAEELLLTIVTLCHAWISNPNVSAIVTPEISQARRRTSITRTAELLALDALGISEPTEWPA